A window of Limosilactobacillus sp. WILCCON 0051 genomic DNA:
CTTGGCGCCATGTCTGGTAAACGAGATGATCTGATCGCCATCTGGCAGCAGGCTCTTGGCAAAATCGGTAATCTCCATGGTTGATCGATAACTGCGCTTGAGTTCGATCAAGTTGGGATGCTTGAAGGCCAGGGCATCGTTTAGCTGCTGCAAAAGCTGACCGGGCAGCTGAAGCGGTTTAAAGAGGGCCTGCTCGCTGTCGCCAAGAATCGTAAACCTGGCTTTAGGGAAGGCGTGCTTCAGATAGATCAGCATGGCCAGTGAGTAGTCCTGCATCTCGTCAATAAAGACGTATTGAAAAGAACGATTCTGACCGCTGCCGCTCATCAAGTCGCGCAGATACATCAGCGGTGCCGTATGCATTAGAGCGATGCGATGATACTCAAGCTGCTGCCGATAGCCAAAGAGCATGGACTGCCAGTCGCTGTTTTTGACTGCTGCGGGCCGGCTGAGCTGCTGCAGAAATTTTTCGTATTGGCTGTTAAAGTCGATGAAGTAATCGTTATAGATGGCATCATAGACGATCCGGAGCCGCTTTTTGGCCAGCTGATAGGAAAGATAGGCATACTGTTCATCTTCATCGGCAAAGTCGTCAATGGTTTTCTGGCCATACAGATTATGCAGGCCAATGACGTCTTGATCGTTAAGTTCCTTGGCGATCCAGTCGCTTTTGGCAACGTCTTGAATGCGGCTCTTCAGTTCTTTGATCAAGGCGTTTTTGGTTTTCAACAGGCGATCGGCAATCGTCATGGCTGCTGGCTGTGCTTGATAGATCGCCTGGATATGTTCGGCACTGAAAAACGGCTGCTGTCTAAAGTTCAAATCAGTAAAGCAGATTGCATTTGGGTGCTGCTGGAGAAATTCCAGATATGCCTTGACTTGATGCATGCAGTCGGCGCCTTCCAGATAATTGGCAATGTCGAGGCTGATAGCGGGGTTTTGCGATCGCGTCTCGTAGCGTTCAAACAAGGATTCAACGTTCAGTCCTTCAAAGCGGCGTCTTAAAAATCCTTCCAGCGTTACCTGACGCATGTTGCGCTCACCCAGGCTGGGCAGCACGTCAGAGATATAGTGGCTGAACAAAAGGTTGGGGCTGAACAAGACGATCTGATCGGCATTGAGTGCGGTTCGGCTATGATAAAGCAGATAAGCGATTCGCTGCAGAATAGCTGAAGTCTTGCCGGATCCTGCCACCCCCTGAACCAGCAGCAGATCGCTTTTGGTATCACGAATAATATCATTTTGTTCTTTTTGGATCGTCGCCACGATATTTTGCATGTACTGGTCGTTTTGATGACCTAAAGCTTCCTGCAGCATTTGATCGCCAACGGTCTCATTGGTATCAAACATATTGATGATCTGACCATCTTTAATGGTAAACTGCCGCTTTTTGATCAGCGTCGTTGACTGAGTGCCAGCCGGTGTCTGGTATTGGACCTTGCCCAGCGTACCGTTGTAGTAGATTCCAGAAATCGGCGCGCGCCAGTCATAGACGATAAAATCGGTCTTGTCATCGTTCATTAAAGAAGCCGTACCGATGTAAAGCGATTCGGGCTCTTTTTCGCCGGGATCCAGAATGTCGATGCGGCCAAAATAAGGCGATTCCCGCAGCTGCTGCAGGGTCTGCAGCTGATGACGCAAGATGGTCTCGTTTTCGACCGTTCGCGCCACCAATTGCCGCTGCTGCTCAAGCTCAGAGCGGGATTCGGCAATATCATCGACTTCATAGCGGTTGATCGAGGCGTTTTCGCCAAAGTTCTTTTCCACGGCCCGCGTTTCCTGGTGGGCACTGTCTAAGGCAGCCTGCGTTTTTTTGATCTGGGCGTCAATCTGCTGAATCGTCCAGTCAACGCGCTGCTGTTCAAGTTTTCGTTCTGAGTATTCGTCTGCCAAGCTGAATTCCTCACTTTTCCAAAAAATTAGCTTAACTATTTTAGCACGTCCGAACATCGATTGCGGCTAAACCGAATTTTAATGGCAAAATCGGTGTTTATAGCGAAAGATAATGGTAACATTAAATGGATATTGAAAAAATTAATGATCAACAAGTAAAGCGGAGGTGAAAGTGGTGGAAAACCTCGCGATTGTTGACCTGGGATCAAATTCAGCTCGAATGGCGGTAACTGAAATCTCTCCGGATGGGAAGTTTCGGGAAATCAAGCGCGTTAAGGAAAATACGCGTCTTTCGGAAGGGATGGGTCATGAAAAGATTCTCCAGCCCGAGGCAATGGAACGTACAATCCAGGCAATCAAGCACTTTAAGCGTCAGTATCAAGGTCTGCCCAATCTGCAGGTCCAGGCGATTGCAACGGCAGCAGTGCGGCAAGCCAAGAATCGACAAGAATTTCTTCAACGGGTCAAACAAGAAACCGGTCTGACGGTCCGCGTTCTTTCCGGCTATAAAGAAGCATATTATGACTATTTAGGCGTGGTGCGCACCCTTAAGCTCAATCACTGCCTGATTCTGGATGTTGGCGGGGCCAGCTGCGAACTGGTTTTGGTCCAGCATCGCAAGGCCAGAGATCTGATCTCATTGCCGATTGGCGCGGTCAACCTGTCTGAGCAGTATCATCTGGGCGGATACGTGCGCAGTGCCGACCTTTTTAAGGCCCAGGCAGCCGTCTGTGATCGACTCAATAAGATTCCGTGGCTGCGCTATGCTACTCGGATGCCGATCGTCTTGTTAGGAGGCGCCAATCGAACGCTGGCTCGGATGAGTCGTTCGTATCGGCATAAAAATCGCGGCTCGATTCATGGCTATCGCTTAACGTCGCGAGTGGTCTACGCGACCTATCGCGAGCTTTTGAGCCGCAATCTGGCCCAGCGCAAGAAAATGCCCGGATTAGAACCAGATCGAGCCGACATCATTATTGGCGGCATGCTGCCATTAGTGACGCTTTTGGAGCGCAACAGCGATGGCCGCGTTATTTTTTCGGAAAGCGGCGTGCGGGAAGGAATTATTACCGAATACATTCAGCAGCGCGAAAAACGGAGTCAAAACGATGAAAAACAATGATCTTAATCATGATTGGATGCATGGCCTCTACCGCTTGCCAACCAGCCAGCGGCAGCAGATTATCAGTGATCAGTTTTCATTAAAGGATGATCAGCAGGCCTTAATGAAGGAGAATGCCAGCCAGCTTGGCAGTCAGCTGATTGAAAACTATCTGACCGACTACCGCTTGCCAGAAGGGGTGGTAACCAACCTGGTCGTCAATCACAAGACCTACGCCGTGCCAGTGGTTACCGAAGAGCCTTCCGTCGTAGCGGCCGCCTGTAATGGTGCTAATCGGGCAGCTTTAAGCGGCGGTTTTACGGCTCCGGCAGCTGAGCGGGCAATGCTGGGGCAGGTGGTTTTAAAAAACGTTGCAGACCCTGCAGCACTAAACAAGTGGCTGCTTGAACACGAAGCCGAGATCCTGGCGGTTGCCAATGCCGCGCATCCCTCAATGCAAAGACGCGGCGGGGGCGCCAAACGGATCAGAATCAGACCGGCAGCACCGTTTGTCAGCGTTGATCTGATCATCGGCGTGGGTGAGGCAATGGGCGCCAATACCGTCAATACGATGGCTGAGGCAGTCGCCCATTACTTAAAAGAGCAGGGCTATGACGTCTTAACGGCAATCTTGAGCAACGCGGCCTTTATGAGCCTGCAGTCGGCTGCTTGTCGGGTCAGCTTTAAGAACCTGGCAACGGCAACGATGAATGGCGAAGTCGTGGCACAGCGG
This region includes:
- the helD gene encoding RNA polymerase recycling motor HelD — its product is MADEYSERKLEQQRVDWTIQQIDAQIKKTQAALDSAHQETRAVEKNFGENASINRYEVDDIAESRSELEQQRQLVARTVENETILRHQLQTLQQLRESPYFGRIDILDPGEKEPESLYIGTASLMNDDKTDFIVYDWRAPISGIYYNGTLGKVQYQTPAGTQSTTLIKKRQFTIKDGQIINMFDTNETVGDQMLQEALGHQNDQYMQNIVATIQKEQNDIIRDTKSDLLLVQGVAGSGKTSAILQRIAYLLYHSRTALNADQIVLFSPNLLFSHYISDVLPSLGERNMRQVTLEGFLRRRFEGLNVESLFERYETRSQNPAISLDIANYLEGADCMHQVKAYLEFLQQHPNAICFTDLNFRQQPFFSAEHIQAIYQAQPAAMTIADRLLKTKNALIKELKSRIQDVAKSDWIAKELNDQDVIGLHNLYGQKTIDDFADEDEQYAYLSYQLAKKRLRIVYDAIYNDYFIDFNSQYEKFLQQLSRPAAVKNSDWQSMLFGYRQQLEYHRIALMHTAPLMYLRDLMSGSGQNRSFQYVFIDEMQDYSLAMLIYLKHAFPKARFTILGDSEQALFKPLQLPGQLLQQLNDALAFKHPNLIELKRSYRSTMEITDFAKSLLPDGDQIISFTRHGAKPRLITAADSADAAAALLQQTAILHERYATIAVLTKDRAQAKQVYQTLHRQFKSIVHLLDSQDSVLPVGIVVLPIYLAKGLEFDAAIAWNVSDQNLPAERAVGLIYTMASRAMHELTLISAGPVSSVIKQNATQLLETTES
- a CDS encoding hydroxymethylglutaryl-CoA reductase, degradative; the protein is MKNNDLNHDWMHGLYRLPTSQRQQIISDQFSLKDDQQALMKENASQLGSQLIENYLTDYRLPEGVVTNLVVNHKTYAVPVVTEEPSVVAAACNGANRAALSGGFTAPAAERAMLGQVVLKNVADPAALNKWLLEHEAEILAVANAAHPSMQRRGGGAKRIRIRPAAPFVSVDLIIGVGEAMGANTVNTMAEAVAHYLKEQGYDVLTAILSNAAFMSLQSAACRVSFKNLATATMNGEVVAQRIAELSQLAQVDPYRAATHNKGIMNGIDALMIASGNDWRAIESGAYAYAASSGRLKGLSTWEIDGDALLGRIKLPLPVGTVGGSIGLNPLTRLNFKINDIHSAGELARVAASLGLAQNLAALRALATSGIQAGHMQMQYRSLAVAVGATAAEVPVLVKRLKKLPQVNQDIAKQALQELRKDSL
- a CDS encoding Ppx/GppA family phosphatase → MENLAIVDLGSNSARMAVTEISPDGKFREIKRVKENTRLSEGMGHEKILQPEAMERTIQAIKHFKRQYQGLPNLQVQAIATAAVRQAKNRQEFLQRVKQETGLTVRVLSGYKEAYYDYLGVVRTLKLNHCLILDVGGASCELVLVQHRKARDLISLPIGAVNLSEQYHLGGYVRSADLFKAQAAVCDRLNKIPWLRYATRMPIVLLGGANRTLARMSRSYRHKNRGSIHGYRLTSRVVYATYRELLSRNLAQRKKMPGLEPDRADIIIGGMLPLVTLLERNSDGRVIFSESGVREGIITEYIQQREKRSQNDEKQ